From the Anaerolineae bacterium genome, the window ATAACCCAGCCGTTACTAATATTTTGCCAACTTTCGCCGCCATTGGTACTCTTGAAGATGCCTTTTGCCACCCGGTTGTCTTCATAACCACTCCCGGTATAAACGATATCAGGATTGCTGGGAGCATAAGTAATGGCGGAATAGGCCGAGTCGGCTCCTCCAAAAATCAAACCTGCGCTGACTGAACGAAAATCAACCCCATTTTCAGTCTTGATGATGCCCGCTTCGTATGAGTTGATCCCGGCCAGATAAACATCCTTTTGGTTGGGATGAGCTGCCAGACTAAAGGCTCCCTCGCCAACATTGAAGCCCAGACGAATGAAATTACGACCAGCATCAGCGGATTTATAGATTTCACCGGCTGCGCCGCCGACATAAATGATGTCGTTATTAAAAGGGTCAACGACAATCTGGTAGAATCTGCTCACCCCTAACCCATTGCCATACCCATCAGCGTGGGTACTCCAATTTTTGCCTCCATCTGTAGAAACAATCAGAGTTTCTCCAATGCCGCCATAGATAATATTGGGGTTTTCGGGATGAACTGTGATGACATCCACAGAACGATTGGCAGTACTCAGGCCACTGCTGTAAGCTTCCCAGGTGTTGCCCCCATCGGTTGATTTAAGCACAGCATTCCAGGAGGAAGCATAAAACGTGGCCGGATTGTGAGGGTCAATAACGAAGGCGGTTACGCCTGAAGCGTTTACCTTCAATTTGCCCCAGGGACCATCGCCACCATGGCTACTCTTGTAAATCCCATCCCCTTTCACCACGACAAAAACTTCCTGGGGATTACCTGGATTAATGTCTACATCAATAACTTCTTGGGGGCCAATATAGGCAATGGGCGCATCAGTTTCAACCAACGGCGTAGGAGTAGGGGTTGGCGTAAAAGTAGCCGTTGGTGGAACCGGGGTGGGGTTGACAGTTGGAGAGGGAGTACTGGTCCAGGTGGGGGTAACAGTCGGGCTGGATGTGCTGGTTGGACTGGAGGTGGTTGTGGGTGGGACAGGGGTCGAAATGGCAGCCGGCATAGAGGTATGAGTCGGAGTGGGGACGAGGGCGATGAGGGCAGGATGGGCTTCCTTTTCCTTCCATAAGATTTCATAGAGTTGAGGATTGTCAAGTAAGGCTCGTTGTATCTGTTCTTGTCTGTTTTTATCCAAATTCAGTCCAACTTCAAAATCGGCCAGGGCATCCTCGTAATTGGCCATAGCAACCAAAACCAGCGCTCGTTCAAAGTAAGTAGCGGGGTTCTTATCATTCAGGTCAATAGCGGATTTATAAGCCAGCCTTGCCTCTTCATACTTTTGTCCAGCGACAGCAGCCCGGCCATCTAACCAGCGGGCAATTTCATTGACTAAAATCACACTGGCTGGTTCTTCAGACGATTCAAGAGCTGATCGCATGGCAGTCAGCAAAAGATTGCTCTCCTCTGTATTACCCAGTTCAGTATATACCCCTTTAATCACCGTTCTCACCTGTGGCTGTAACTCAGGGGTTGCGCCAGTGAAAAGCGCAATCTGCTCGTCGGGGGGGAGGCCAGTGAATAATACGCGCGCCTTGTCATCATATCCCTCCAAACCAAACAGGTTAGCCAAGTTGTCAAGACGTAAAGTTGGGTTGGTCGTATTCGTGAAATCCTCCTCGTAGGTGTTAGCCAGGATTTCATTAGCCCGTTGTTCTTGTTGCCAGATATAAAAACCAAAAGCTGAAACCAGAATTACAACGAGTAGGACGGCGGCGATAGCAATACGCCGGGTCCAGTCAACCGGCATACTGGCTTTGATCCAAGCCTGGTCAAAAACCCGGCGGTAAATTTCATTACGTACTTGCAAAATATTCCGTTCGGTTCGCACCAGGCCAATCAGCTTTAACTGATTTTGTAGGGGCGACCGTTCATCTTCTGGCACCACCTCTCTCTGGTAGATTTGATGATAGAGTGTTAACAGTTGGCGCCGGCTTAGGCTGTTACTGATGCTGGCCCGGATAGGTCCCAGGTGGGTTTCTTTGCGACGCGCCTCTTCCGAGAGAAAAAGCTTTTTAACCAATTCATCCACCTGCTCATTACCCCAATACCCATCTCCCGTTTCGGCTACGGCTAAACATAACTTCTGAGTCAAGTAAGGGTAGCCATTTGTCCAATAAAAAATGCGGTTAAAAATGGTCTCGCCCTGGCTTGGGAAAATGGCTGCCAGTCCTTGTTGGAGCACCTGGGCGTCTTCTCGGCTGAACTCGCGCAAGTCTATCCCCTGGCCGATATTGAAAGGCGTGCGAGTTTGGTCTTTCATTAAGTCGGATGGAGCAGCCACGCCCAAAAACACAAAGGTCAAGCGATTGTACTCCGGGTCATCGGCGCGTTTGTTGTAGATAGCCCGGATAGCTGCAAAAAAATCGTCGGAGAAATCTAACTTGAGCGTGGTATCAATCTCGTCAATAAAAATGACGAACTTCAGGTCAGGTTCCGCCAGAATGATGTATCGTAAAAATTCAGTAAAGCGGTGTACCGGACTCAGATTAGCTTTCTCTGCCCACCAGGTGTTTGGGGTAATCGCAGATTCTAGCCCCTTTTGTAGGCTGGTAATCAGTCCAAAATACCACTGGTCAGCAGTGGTAACTGCGCCAATCTCAGATAAATCAATAATGGCTACGCGGATTCCTTCGGCGCGTAAGAGATTAGCCGTGCGACTCATCAGGCTGGATTTGCCCATTTGGCGAGGGGTGAGAACATAGCAAAACTCGCCAGCCTGCGCCAGGTAGAACAATTGATTATCGGCCGGGCGTTTAACATAAGAAGGAGCATCAGCTCTCAAAGTGCCGCCGGCGAAAAAAAATTTTGAGGGGTTTGAGTCTACGCTCATTACAGTTTGTCCTGAAAGTACAGCCGATAGAGGTCACAACGGCAGGTATAGACCTCGCCGCTCCCCTTCACCAACCCGGCCCGCAAGAGGCGGAAGCGAGCCATCTGGTCGTCGCAACGACCAAGCTGAATAACTTGTTTGAGGGCTGCTTTCAAATCAGGTTCATTACGCAGCAGCCAGTGATAACGCCGGAGGTGGTCGCCAAAGGGGCCCTGGTCAGCGGTCGCCATGCGCGTCAGGTCGGTCCAACTCACCTTTTCTGTGGCCAGGATATATAACGCCTGGCGGGTGAGGTAGGGATGGCCGTTCAGCAATTTTATAAAATCGCCAAAGTTATACTCCTGCACAGGCGAGTCGTGTCGTTGGTTAAGGTCTCTAACCTGGGTTTCGTTAAAATCCTCCAGTTCAAGGGTGTATCCCACATTGAAAGGCGAGCGATGGGCATCAGCAATGATGAGATACGGCTCGGTGGCGATGACCAATACAATGTTGAGCCTGTCCCAGCCATAGCGAGCATGAGAAGCCCGCCGGTTGTGCCACAGGCGAATCAAGCCAAAAAAATCTTGATAGAAGGAGGTTTGCAACAAATAGTCGGCTTCATCCATAGCCAGAATGACCGGGGCATCGGATTCGCGCAGAACATAATCTTCCAGGAAATATGTCAGTTTCTTCTCTGGTCTCTGAGAACCATGCCACGCCTTTTCCAGGCTGGTTTCGTCAAGACGAAGCTCATGGCAGATTAACCCGGCCAGTTCATACAAAAAAATATCGGGCGAGGCCAACGAGTCATGGCCAAAACCCTGAAAATCAAGCGATATAACTTTAGCTCCTTGCTCATAAGCATAATGGAGACCCCGCATTAACAAAGAAGTTTTGCCTGTTTGGCGAGGAGCGCGAATAGCGATGGCGGTTCCTGATAACATGAGTTGCTTAAGCCGGGCGTCTGCTCCCCGCTCAATATAGAACTTATCACGCAATTTTATCACCTGACCTGGCGCTTCCAATGCTTCAAGAAAACGTGGGTCGAACTGGGGTAGCGGCGGCGGCAGAGTCTCCTCATTGATAGTGGGTCGTCCATCTTCAGAGATGATAAGACCTTCAGACATAGGTTTGGTTTTAATCGGCACTTGCGGCGGTAACCGGCCTTCGATGGCGGCCAGAATATCATGACCAACCCGCTCGTTGTCTGCTTCGTTTTGCCATAGGACGTATTGCAGCGGGTCCAAAAAGAAATCAATGGAGTAGGGTAATAACTCCTCATAAGCCATCCGCACCGGAAGCGCGTGAGGTTTACCTTGTAACTTTCGATACTCATAGGCGCGCCGGATTTCGGCTTGCACCATTTCACTATTAGCCGACTCCTTTGATAGCAACACTATTAGAAAATCACTGGTTTTAATTTGCTGATCAATTTGTTCCAACCAGTCATCACCCGTACGCAATGTACGGTCAATGAAAACGGCGTGGCCTTGGGTAGTCAGGAATTGATGCAAATAGGTTGCCAATTCCCGGTCAGAATCAGTTTGCTGTTTATAAGAAATGAAAAATTGAGTTGATTGGGGCATAGGCTCGTCTCCTTGTGATTTTTCCTGCAAATGTATCGACGTTGCCGCACCCCAGAATGCAACCTGTTTGGGTCTAGGAGCTTCCGGCAACTCATCCAGGTCTTCAAATTTCAAAGCACCGAGCAGGTAAAGACTCAGACCAAAGTAATATTCTGTCCAATCCGCAGTACTAAAGAGACATTCGCAGGCCATCTCACGAATGGCACCCAGCATGGCCAGGGGCTTTTCCAGGCTAGGATGAAGTGGTTTAAGCGAAGCAAATCGATCAGGATGGAAGGTAGCATTATGCAACTGTTGGTAAAGAACGTAAATTGTTTCCGGCTCTAACCCAGTTTCAGCCAGAGTTGGAGGGATAAGCTTGGTCACGATGGCTGTTTCCAGGTGCAACAAGTCGTGCAGAACGTGACCCTGGCAGACAGTGGCAAAATCGATCAAGCTGGGTTGGCGGGTGTCCGGGTCTACCAGCACATTTTCCAGGTTCAGATCACCGTGAATGGTCGAAGTATGGACGGTCAAGAAAGTGTTGAGAATTTTTGGATAAGCCAGCAAAGGATTTGGCAGGGAGACAGAGGGCAAAGTGGTTTGGCCAGTTGACAATGTTAATTGTTCAGCGGACAGGTCAAAGGTCTGGCCCATCACGTGACGGGTCTGCTCTATCAGCAAGTTGTGGCGAGAGGCTTCGATTATCCCATGAAGCGAGTCAACCACCTGGCCCACCTGGTAGCGGTCAATGTCTGGTACATCCATCAGACGTAGGCGGTAAGAATCCGATAGCTGACCTGTTGTTGGCCTGGGGGGTACGTTGAGTGTCACCTGATTGTGGTCATCATCTATCTCGGTGACAACAAATCCGCGAAGATGGACGTGACCTTTGTCGATGATATGAGACGAGGGGAGGTGACCTGGCTCGATGGAAATCGAGTCATCAGCAGGAGATGAGTCCGTGGGTCTAATTAGCAAATTGACAGGTAATAAAGCGTCGTACTCCGCTTGCAATCTAAGACGAGCGGCTCGATGAAACCGCCACCAGTTATCACCCATGATCTTGAAGAGACGGTTTTTTAGCACCCAGGTCAGATCGCCGGAATTGGCCTGGAAATAGTAGTCGTGCAAGCTCTCTACGGCAAAAGTGCCGCTGCCAACCAGGGTATAACGCAGGCCACCCCATAAGCTGCCAGAGGGAAAAGTGGGCGGCGACTCAAGTCGGGCGATTTCCGGTAGCGTATCTTTGACCCAGGTTTGATAAGCCTGCCACTCCTGATGAATTAAACTGATGGGTCCTATCTTGACAGCTAAGGGCAGGTGAACCTTATCCCTGGTTTCAACCGGGCGCACCCGGAAGACACGACAACCACCCAGCCCACAACCAAATTCAGCTTCGATCTCAAGCCAACCATAGTCGCTGAACATCGTCCGAAGCACCGTTTCCACCTCAGGAGGTAAGCGTGTCTGATCCCTCGTGTGGATAGTCAGGCCAGCAGAGGGTTTGCTGGCCTGAGGAGGGACAATTGAGACAGTAGCTTGATCATCCAGACTACTAACAAGATCAGTCAGTAACGCTTCAGTGGTCGCATAACGCTGTTCTCGATGTTTGGCCACAGCCCGTGTAATTAGGCGGGTGACTGTCTGTGGCACTTTCTCATTTAGTAACGTCAAATCAACGGGTGTATCAGAACAAAGTTCAGCAATCGTCGAAGTCACTGAACCTTGATCCAGTGGATTGTGCCCAGTAATCATCTCCAGGAGAATAATCCCCAGGGAAAAAATATCAGTCCGGGCATCTACAATTTCTCCCCTGGCTTGTTCCGGCGACATATAGACCGGAGTGCCGACCAAGACGCCGGTCTGAGTTACCTGTTCCCCGCCTTGCCAGCGAGCCAGACCAAAATCTACCAACTTCAGAATCCTATCCCCGGTAAACATCACATTAGCCGGTTTTACATCACGGTGAATGATTCCGGCTTGGTGCGCATAAGCCAGAGCCTGGCCCAGAGGATGAAGCAGAGTCAGAATTTCTTGCCAGGGCAGAGGCTTCTGTTGCAGATACTCTGTCAAGGTATCGCCTGTGAGCAATTCCATGACTACGTAAGGTGGCTCGTAATCCAAATCAACGTCATAAACAGTGACGATATGGGGATGATTGAGTTGAGCAGCAGTTTGCACTTCGCGTTGAAAGCGTCGTCGCCATTCGTTGCTACTGGCTGAATCTGGCG encodes:
- a CDS encoding AAA-like domain-containing protein, with the translated sequence MSVDSNPSKFFFAGGTLRADAPSYVKRPADNQLFYLAQAGEFCYVLTPRQMGKSSLMSRTANLLRAEGIRVAIIDLSEIGAVTTADQWYFGLITSLQKGLESAITPNTWWAEKANLSPVHRFTEFLRYIILAEPDLKFVIFIDEIDTTLKLDFSDDFFAAIRAIYNKRADDPEYNRLTFVFLGVAAPSDLMKDQTRTPFNIGQGIDLREFSREDAQVLQQGLAAIFPSQGETIFNRIFYWTNGYPYLTQKLCLAVAETGDGYWGNEQVDELVKKLFLSEEARRKETHLGPIRASISNSLSRRQLLTLYHQIYQREVVPEDERSPLQNQLKLIGLVRTERNILQVRNEIYRRVFDQAWIKASMPVDWTRRIAIAAVLLVVILVSAFGFYIWQQEQRANEILANTYEEDFTNTTNPTLRLDNLANLFGLEGYDDKARVLFTGLPPDEQIALFTGATPELQPQVRTVIKGVYTELGNTEESNLLLTAMRSALESSEEPASVILVNEIARWLDGRAAVAGQKYEEARLAYKSAIDLNDKNPATYFERALVLVAMANYEDALADFEVGLNLDKNRQEQIQRALLDNPQLYEILWKEKEAHPALIALVPTPTHTSMPAAISTPVPPTTTSSPTSTSSPTVTPTWTSTPSPTVNPTPVPPTATFTPTPTPTPLVETDAPIAYIGPQEVIDVDINPGNPQEVFVVVKGDGIYKSSHGGDGPWGKLKVNASGVTAFVIDPHNPATFYASSWNAVLKSTDGGNTWEAYSSGLSTANRSVDVITVHPENPNIIYGGIGETLIVSTDGGKNWSTHADGYGNGLGVSRFYQIVVDPFNNDIIYVGGAAGEIYKSADAGRNFIRLGFNVGEGAFSLAAHPNQKDVYLAGINSYEAGIIKTENGVDFRSVSAGLIFGGADSAYSAITYAPSNPDIVYTGSGYEDNRVAKGIFKSTNGGESWQNISNGWVINPNSGWPHYVKAIAVHPTNPDIVLAATGAGLYRSADGGATWRTPREIPPEQQEWILIADSRQDYRVPTQYGEWVYLWAESASSINFQPMVDGGNECYRSPNRSFELEICRDTFRDYSSGGLAVQWKPHQNGTYRFEWDTDHSFEFLQRGNRLGSAGPGSELPNSRVVKDAAQDWDSFTWWFNSWHKTSDFATYHIRIYMLQEKSKGK
- a CDS encoding AAA-like domain-containing protein translates to MTPQQIGRYEILKLLGRGAMGEVYRAYDPQLNRKVALKLITPPDSASSNEWRRRFQREVQTAAQLNHPHIVTVYDVDLDYEPPYVVMELLTGDTLTEYLQQKPLPWQEILTLLHPLGQALAYAHQAGIIHRDVKPANVMFTGDRILKLVDFGLARWQGGEQVTQTGVLVGTPVYMSPEQARGEIVDARTDIFSLGIILLEMITGHNPLDQGSVTSTIAELCSDTPVDLTLLNEKVPQTVTRLITRAVAKHREQRYATTEALLTDLVSSLDDQATVSIVPPQASKPSAGLTIHTRDQTRLPPEVETVLRTMFSDYGWLEIEAEFGCGLGGCRVFRVRPVETRDKVHLPLAVKIGPISLIHQEWQAYQTWVKDTLPEIARLESPPTFPSGSLWGGLRYTLVGSGTFAVESLHDYYFQANSGDLTWVLKNRLFKIMGDNWWRFHRAARLRLQAEYDALLPVNLLIRPTDSSPADDSISIEPGHLPSSHIIDKGHVHLRGFVVTEIDDDHNQVTLNVPPRPTTGQLSDSYRLRLMDVPDIDRYQVGQVVDSLHGIIEASRHNLLIEQTRHVMGQTFDLSAEQLTLSTGQTTLPSVSLPNPLLAYPKILNTFLTVHTSTIHGDLNLENVLVDPDTRQPSLIDFATVCQGHVLHDLLHLETAIVTKLIPPTLAETGLEPETIYVLYQQLHNATFHPDRFASLKPLHPSLEKPLAMLGAIREMACECLFSTADWTEYYFGLSLYLLGALKFEDLDELPEAPRPKQVAFWGAATSIHLQEKSQGDEPMPQSTQFFISYKQQTDSDRELATYLHQFLTTQGHAVFIDRTLRTGDDWLEQIDQQIKTSDFLIVLLSKESANSEMVQAEIRRAYEYRKLQGKPHALPVRMAYEELLPYSIDFFLDPLQYVLWQNEADNERVGHDILAAIEGRLPPQVPIKTKPMSEGLIISEDGRPTINEETLPPPLPQFDPRFLEALEAPGQVIKLRDKFYIERGADARLKQLMLSGTAIAIRAPRQTGKTSLLMRGLHYAYEQGAKVISLDFQGFGHDSLASPDIFLYELAGLICHELRLDETSLEKAWHGSQRPEKKLTYFLEDYVLRESDAPVILAMDEADYLLQTSFYQDFFGLIRLWHNRRASHARYGWDRLNIVLVIATEPYLIIADAHRSPFNVGYTLELEDFNETQVRDLNQRHDSPVQEYNFGDFIKLLNGHPYLTRQALYILATEKVSWTDLTRMATADQGPFGDHLRRYHWLLRNEPDLKAALKQVIQLGRCDDQMARFRLLRAGLVKGSGEVYTCRCDLYRLYFQDKL